In the Brucella anthropi ATCC 49188 genome, one interval contains:
- a CDS encoding DUF992 domain-containing protein — translation MSLRFSTSFLSAMAVISGIAVTAPAIAADYVAPPASGRTQPRSEVGTLSCDISPAIGVIIGSQQDVDCVFSPARGRGPAERYTGTITKLGIDVGFINGGRVAWAVWAPTVRPEGALQGRYVGASANAAIGVGFGTNILTGGSWKTISLQPISLQGQRGLNAAVGVSKLKLRYAG, via the coding sequence ATGTCTCTCCGTTTTTCGACTTCCTTCCTTTCGGCAATGGCCGTCATTTCAGGCATTGCGGTCACGGCTCCAGCCATTGCTGCCGACTACGTAGCTCCTCCCGCTTCGGGTCGCACCCAGCCGCGCTCGGAAGTCGGCACGCTGTCCTGCGATATCTCCCCTGCCATCGGCGTCATCATCGGCAGCCAGCAGGATGTGGACTGCGTATTCAGCCCAGCCCGTGGACGTGGTCCAGCTGAACGTTATACAGGGACGATTACCAAGCTCGGCATCGATGTCGGCTTCATCAATGGCGGTCGTGTCGCCTGGGCCGTCTGGGCTCCCACCGTTCGTCCCGAGGGCGCTCTTCAGGGCCGTTATGTCGGCGCATCTGCCAATGCAGCGATCGGCGTCGGCTTCGGCACCAACATCCTGACCGGCGGTTCGTGGAAGACGATTTCGCTTCAGCCGATCTCGCTTCAGGGCCAGCGCGGCCTGAATGCAGCTGTGGGTGTTTCCAAGCTGAAACTGCGTTACGCTGGCTAA